GCGATTCAAGCCAGGCGATCGGGTATTTGCAACTGGCTGGGGACTGGGTGAAAAATACTGGGGTGGTTTTGCACAATATGCTCGCCTCAAAGCGGATTGGCTGATGCCGTTGCCAGATGGTTTGGACGAACAGCAAACGATGCAAATTGGCACCGCTGGGTTTACCGCAATGCTCTGTGTGATGGCGTTAGAAAAACAGGGCGTGACACCAGCATCGGGCGAAATTTTGGTCACGGGTGCGACGGGTGGTGTGGGTAGCTATGCGATCGTCCTTCTGGCAAAGCTGGGTTATCAAGTCGTGGCGGCAACTGGACGTGCGGCGCAGTTGGGTGATTATTTAAAATCGCTGGGGGCAGTCCGGATAATCACGCGGCTGGAACCGACTAAACGCCCCTTAGCGCAGCCGGAATGGGCCGGGGCGATCGATTGTGTGGGGAGTCAAACGTTGGCTACGGTCTTGAGCCAAATACACTACGGTGGCAGTGTCGCAACTTGTGGCTTAGCGGGTGGTGGCGATTTGTCAACGAGTGTTTATCCGTTTATTTTGCGGGGCGTAAATCTCTTGGGGATTGATTCGGTTATGCAGCCGTTGAGTCAGCGGGAGTTAGCCTGGTCCCGGCTCGCGGCACTGATGACGGACGATCGTTGGCAAGTGATGCAATCGCGCGTGGTGCGCCTGGATCAAGTCCTGGAGATCTCTCCACAGTTGCTCGCCGGGACGAGTCATGGACGTACAGTTGTCGCCTGCTAATGCGACTTGTGCTTAACCGCCGATGCTTGACGCCAATGTAGAATTGCTAACTTGCGTAATTTTCCCCTTTCAAGGAATAGGTTCGATCTTCCAAAATAGATTTGCAGGCGCGAGTCAACGAGTTCATATCGATTACGGTCTGGATTCCGTTGCACAATTGCCCGATACGCTTCAATCCTGACGACTATCGCACGTAAAACAAAATTATGGTGACTCAAGGCCTAGGCACATTACCCCGCGAATCCGCGACTGATATTCCCAATAATGCTGTCCAAATCGAACGCCCACAGCCGAATGAACGTGAGCTAATGCAGCAGCGGATGCAATTGATTGGGGGGATTATCCAGTTAATGATCCATTCGCCTTTGCATCGGCAATATACGATCGAGGAACTCGAACGACGGTTCATGCCCTGCTTGCTGCATAATCAGTTCCGCTACTACGAGATTGATGGTTCGCCGATCGGCTTTGTCAACTGGGCTTGGATCGATGATGCAATTGAGCCGAAATATCAAACCGGTAAATATGAGCTGGCATTAGATGAATGGCAGGGTGGCTCAAATCTCTGGTTCCCCGAAATGATTGCGCCCTTTGGTCACACGCGCCACATCATTCAAGACTTGCGTAGTCTCCGCAATAGCCTCTTTCCTGGGGCAAAGTTAGCAAAGTCTATCCGACTATCCCCAGTGGGCAAGCTACGGATGGGCAAGTACCGTGATCATCCATCAGCATCATAACTAAGTTTTCAGTATTCGTCATTTCAATTCAGTTAGATTCATCGGTATCGTGAGCGCATTGCCACGATGCCGATTTTTTTGGTGTGAGCGCGGGTCTGAGCGATCGCTAATTTTAGCAACGCAACGATTGTTCTATGAATAATCAGGACACATTATCGTCGCTCATCCGCATTCTCCCGGAGTCAGGCTCAAAATCCTAACAGGAAGGTGAATGGCCGATTTCTGCCGTAAGATAATCTGTAAAATAACGGACATCTTAAGTAGTTTTTGAAACCACTTAAGACGGAATTTTACAAAATAGAATTGAGCTTGACATAGACTTTTTGTTGCGGCATTTCAAATTCCGTGTCTCTTCTCTTAGAACTATCCGGATAGATTTTCCATAATTAATTTGCAAGCGTAATTTAGCTGTTTCCCGTAAGTTTCAGTTGGTATGACGTTTGCATATCGCTTGATACGCTTATCCTCTCATTCCCTTCTACTCTTTCCATGCTCACTCCAGAATCAACTACAGCAACCGTATCCGCATCCATCTCCGATAATTTCGCGGCTGAAGTCCTGCAAGAGCGTCCGCTCCCGAACGAACAAGAGATTATGCAATCCCGGCTGCAAATGCTGGGTTCGATCATGCATTTGATGATGCATTCGCCATTACATCGGATATATACGGCGAATGATATCGAAGAGCGATTTATACCGGGCTTATTGCATGATCAGTTTCGGTATTACGAAATTGGGGGGTCTCCAGTTGGTTTTGTAAACTGGGCCTGGATCGATGATGCGGTTGAGCAGAAATATCAGACGGGGCGATATGAGTTGACTCTGGATGAGTGGAAAGGTGGTTCAAATCTGTGGTTCCCTGAATTTATTGCGCCCTTCGGCCATACTCGCCACATGATTAAAGACTTACGCGCCATCTTGCCAAAAGGCACTCCAGCAAAGGCTTTGAAGATTTCACCTGAAGGTGAGCTACTGGACATAAGTAAGTATCGCGTTTAATTTTTCACATTCCATATGTCGTAAGTGCTTACGTTTGCATATGTTTCTTATTCGGATTGTTACGTTTAATCGCTAGAGCAATTTGATTGTTTTTAATTAGCGTTCTCTGTTGTTTTATTGTCTTTCGAGGTTTTCTGTGGGTAAGGCTAAAAGTTTTTTCCGTGATATCAACAACTACTTCAACCCGTTCTATAAAAATGGTGGTAGTGGCAACGATAATTTCTCAATCTACGGTGCGGGTGCGGCCTATGGTAATGGCGGCAATGACACGCTGAAAGCCTATGCGCTCTATGTCAAGTTGAGCGGTGGTTCTGGCCACGACACGATTAAGGCCTATTCTGGGCGTGGTGACTTATACGGCGGTTCTGGTAACGACTATATTGAAGCCTGGGGCGTCTCTAATAAGATTCGCGGCGACTCAGGCAATGATACGATTCGGGCTCATGCCGCCCACAATAATATCGATGGTGGTAGTGGTAACGATAATATTCGTGCTTATGGTGGTTACAACTATGTCCGGGGTGGTTCGGACCACGATTCTATTACGGCTTATGGTGGTGCCAACCGAATCTATGGTGATTCCGGCAATGATTATATTCATGCTGCTGCTGCTGGTAACTGGCTTTACGGCGGATCAGGCAATGATACAATTGAGGCGTATGGCGGCTATAACGATGTCCGCGGTGATGATGGAAATGACAACCTTAAAGCCTACGGTGCTGGCAACCAGGTCCATGGTGGAAATGGTAATGACACAATCGAAGCAGCAGCGGCTGGCAATTTCCTCTATGGCGGATCGGGTGACAATACCATTACTGCCTATGGTGGTGCCAACGTAATCACTTCCGGGTCAGGGTCTGATAGAATTCGGGCCTATGGCGGAGCAAACATCATTAATTCGGGGGATGCGACAAAGGTCATAACTACTGCAGGATCTTTTAGTGGTGGTAGTCAAGCAAAATTCCGGATTTGGATACCGGGAACCACGACGACAACGGTTGGCAGCGACAATATCGAGGCTGCGGGCGGAGCCAATAAGATCACAAGTGGTAAGGGTAATGATGTAATTCGGGCCTATGGTGGTGCGAATATCATTAATTCCGGATCGGGCAACGATAATATTCATGCTGCAGGCGGTGCGAATATTATTGATTCCAGCTCAGGCAGCGATGTGATTGAAGCGTTAGGCGGGGCCAATAAAATTACTTCCAGTTCCGGTAATAATCGGATTGTTGCTGGCGGCTTAGCCAATATCATTACAACCGGTTCGGGCGCTGATAGAATCACAGCACTCGGTGGTGCTAACATCATCAACTCTGGCTCTGGCAATGACACGATCAACGCCGCCGGTGGCCTCAACGTTGTAACTAGCGGTGCTGGCAACGACAACATTGAGGCCGCCGGCGGCCTCAATGTTGTTATTTCCGGTAGCGGCAACGATAAAATTATTGGGGTCGGTCTGGCGAACTTCTTCGTTGATACCAGCGGCAACGATAAAATGTATGGCCTGGCGGGCGGCAATGTCTTTGTCGATACAGGTAATGGCAACGATGAAATGTATGCTGCTGGCGGCTTGAATGTGCTGACCAAAGTTGGCAATGGCAACACCCGGATGGTGGGTGCTGGAGGCTTTAATGTCCTTACCAAGGTGGGCAATGGGAATGATCTATTGATTGCTTTGGGTAAAGGCAACCTCGTCACTAAAGTGGGTGACGGCAGCTCAACGATAATCGCTGCCGGTGTTGCAAATATCCTCACTTCTTGGGGCGATAGCGAAGATACGATCGTCGGTGTTGGTAAGGTGAATGCGATCATCGCCGGTGGCGGTGATGACTTCGTTGTTGCCGGTGGTTTAGGCAACATCGTTTTCGGTGATTCCCTCGGCATCAGCCTGAATAACTATGGCGCAGCGGAAACCCAGAATGCGGGGAAAGATGCGAAGACCAATAAGGCAAATGCTGGCGTGGACTGGAAAAATGCTGGCAACGTTGATCTAACCGGGGCAGCGGCGGGCAATGACATTATTGTTGGCCTCGGCAAGTTCAATGGTCTCGTTGCAGGCCGAGGTGAGGATATTGTCGTCGTGGGCGGCCTTTACAACTTTGTATTTGGCGATGACATCTTTGACTTTAATGTGAATGTCCAAATCCCTGACTTTGATGACTTCTTGCCCGACTTCAGTGGCTTTGACTTCGGCGACTTAGACTTCAACTTGGCTTTGCCAGGGTTTGATTTGAGTGGGATCTCACTCCCCGGTTTGGATTGGTCCGGCTTACTGGATGCCGATTTCTCCGGGTTAATTCCTGACTTGAGTCTCGACTTCGACTTTGATCTCCCGGATTTCAACTTCGACTTTGGTGACTTTGGCTTTGGGAGCTTTGATATTCCCAACCTCAGCCTGCCGAGCTTTGGCTTGCCGAGTTTGAACTTGCCCAGCTTTAAGGTGCCAGTGCTTGACCTGGATATTCCGTCTCTGGGAATTCCGTCCTTATCCCTGCCAGAAATCGCGTTGCCGAGTTTGGCGCTGCCCGATTTCTCCGACTTTAGCTTTAGCTTACCGGGATTTGGTCTGCCAGATGTCTCGCTACCCAGTCTGCCAGGATTGGATTTAGCCTTCCCTCATATCTCGGGTTTCGACATTGATTTACCGAGCTTCTCCCTGCCAAACTTTGCCGACTTCGCACCGGATCTATCCCGGTTTAGCTACAACTTCTTCCAGGATTCCGGCGACATCATCGTCGCAGCCGGTAAGCTAAATACGGTCAATGGTGGCATTGGCGATGACATCATGGTCAGCGCGGGCATGACGAATATCCTCTTCGGTGGACTCGGCAATGACCTCGTCATCGGTGCTGGTAAGAATAACGTGGCCTTAGGCGATGCCGGTGACGACCTGATGCTGATTGGGGGTAAGACCAACATCAGCTTTGGCGGCAGTGGCGATGACACGATCGTCACTGCCGGTAAGACCAACGTCAGCTTCGGTGGCTCCGGTAAAGACATCTTGGTCGCCTTGGGCAAATCCAACTATGTCTTGGGTCAGGATGGCGATGATATTCTCCTCAGCCTGGGCGAAAGCAACAAGGTGCTAGGTGGTGCGGGTGACGACATGATCCTCGCCGGTGGCAAATCGAATTTCGTCTTTGGTGGTAGTGGTGACGATATTATTCTCGGCATTGGCCAAAGCAATACGATCATCGATGACCAGGGTGATGACTGGCTCCTGGCCGCAGGTAAAAACAACAAGTTCCTTGACCTGCGAGGCGATGATGTTGTCGTTTCCCTGGGTGAAACAAATCAGATTTACACCTTCGCCGGTAACGATATTATCTTCGCGGCAGGTAAGCAAAACAAAATCGATTCCGGTAGTGGCGATGATATTGTCGTTGCCATTGGTCAGAGCAACAACATCAAAGCCGGTGACGGTAGCGACCTGATTCTCGCGGGTGGTAAGTCCAACACGATCGATGCAGGCGATGGCTACAATGTGATTCTCAGCTACGGTCAGAGCAACACCATCAAAGGCGGTAACGAGAAAAACTTCTTCCTCGGTGGTGGCTCCGGCAACACGATCCAAGGCGGTAGCGGCAAGAACATCTTTATGATGGCAGCCACGAACGACTTCATCGGTGGTGCGGCGGCTGATACCTTCGTCTTTGACACCTTAGACGGCAGTGACCTGTTCAATGATACGCCGACTTCTGGCATCATCAATATCACTAACGTCGGTGATGATGCAACGATCGACAAGCTGCTCTTCGGCGAAGGCACTGATATCAATACGCTCCGATTCGGCCAGTCTGGCGATCACTTGAGCATTGATATTCAGGGTTCGGGTTCGCAGATTATCCTGCAGGGTTGGTACACAAGTGCCGTTGATCGCATTGACGAAATTCAGGTTAACCAAGGCGGTACATTACTGAAGTCGCGAGTCGATGGTTTGGTCAGTGCTTGGAGTGATTATGATGCAGGCTCGATTGATCTCTTAGGCCTAGGCGGCGCGATCGCAACTGCTTGGTCTGGCTCTAGCAGCCTCAGCTAAGTCTTGATTGACATTGAGTGAATGACTGGAGAATATGTCGGCATTGAGGATTTATATCTTTGATGCCGATTTTTTATGATTATTGTGATGCCTCGGCCAAATTTTGGTGATAAATCTCCAATAATCTGTTTAGGCAGATGATCGGGAATTTTTCGAGATTAGTGTGATTGCTCATAGATTCTCCATAATCCTCGCTGTAATTTAATTGTAGTGATTTGTGAAAACTTGAAAATCACAAAATTTCGGTGAATCAACTGTTTTCTAAATTTACTCATTTGCAAAATTTCCATAAAACTGTTGAGAATTTGCAGTTTACTTTATGCCACTTATTCCTTTGGCATAGCTTGGAGTTCCGTAGACATTCGCTTCTAAAGATTCGGTGGAATATCGCAAACTAGAACAGTAAGTTAAACCATTTGATACTTGCTAAGCGCTAAGTCGCAAATTTTGACTTGCCAATTTTGAAGATACACTTCGATTCTACTAACCTTACTCACTCACTTTCATGTCTTATCAAAGTACCGATACGGCTACGATCGATCAAACTTTGAACCCAGAAAATATGACCGAAGAAGTGCTAGAGCGGCCGCTGCCCAACGAACAGGAAATTATGCAGCAACGTCTGAAAATGATGGGCTCGCTCACCTACCTAATGATGCATTCACCCTTGCATCGGATGTATACCATGAATGAATTGGAAGAGCGTTTTCTGCCGAGTCTGCTGCACGATCAGTTTCGCTATTATGAAATCAATGGCTCACCGATCGGCTTTGTTAACTGGGCTTGGATTGATGACGTAGTTGAACAAAAATATATGACCGGAAAATACGAGCTGACCTTAGATGAATGGCAAGGTGGCTCAAATCTTTGGTTCCCAGAATTTGTCGCACCGTTTGGTCACGCTCGCCGTATGATTCAGGATCTGCGGAAGAATGTTTTGCCCAAAGGGACACCAGCAAAGGCCTTAAAGATTTCGCCTGAGGGTGAATTGATTGGTGTCAGTCAGTATCGCGTCTAAGCGAAACGCGATTGCGCTATCAATATTTAATGGTTTTCCAGCTAAGGATGATTGCATCGCCTTAGCGACAGTTTCCTGTTGTCTATTTTGTTCTGAGGTCTGTTGTGGGAAAGGTTAAGAAAGCATTTACAAGTGCTGGAAATTGGATTAGTGATCAAGCAAGAACGATCAATAATTACTTCAATCCATTTTATAAAAATGGTGGCAGTGGTAATGATAATTTTTCAATTTATGGTGCAGGTGCAGCCTACGGTAATGGCGGCAACGATACGCTGAAAGGCTATGGGCTGTATGTCAAGCTCGATGGTGGTTCAGGCAATGATACGCTGAGATCCTATGCCGGACGCGGAGACCTCTACGGTGGCACCGGCCATGACTCTATTGAGGCCTGGGGCATCTCGAATAAAATTCGCGGTGGTGACGGTAACGATACGATTCGCGCCCATGCTGCCCATAATGACGTTAATGGCGGCAATGGTAATGATAATATCCGTGCTTACGGTGGCTATAACTCGATTCATGCTGGCGGACATAATGACTATGTTTCGGCCTATGGTGGCTACAACAATGTTAAGGGTGGCTGGGGTAACGATAGATTAAACGTCTATGGTGTCGCTAACCGTGTTTACGGAGAAGATGGGAATGATACCATCTATGCAGGCGCAGCCGGAAACTGGCTCTATGGTGGTTCCGGGAATGATACGATTCGCGCCTATGGTGGCTATAACGATGTCCGTGGCGATGATGGTCACGATAATCTGAAGGTCTACGGCGCGGCTAACCAGGTT
This is a stretch of genomic DNA from Romeriopsis navalis LEGE 11480. It encodes these proteins:
- a CDS encoding MDR family oxidoreductase, which produces METFQALILNNPDELFAAELQSLPITALPEGEVLVQVGYSSLNYKDALAVTNMALVVRQFPIVPGIDLAGVVQESHDERFKPGDRVFATGWGLGEKYWGGFAQYARLKADWLMPLPDGLDEQQTMQIGTAGFTAMLCVMALEKQGVTPASGEILVTGATGGVGSYAIVLLAKLGYQVVAATGRAAQLGDYLKSLGAVRIITRLEPTKRPLAQPEWAGAIDCVGSQTLATVLSQIHYGGSVATCGLAGGGDLSTSVYPFILRGVNLLGIDSVMQPLSQRELAWSRLAALMTDDRWQVMQSRVVRLDQVLEISPQLLAGTSHGRTVVAC
- a CDS encoding toxin-activating lysine-acyltransferase, with amino-acid sequence MVTQGLGTLPRESATDIPNNAVQIERPQPNERELMQQRMQLIGGIIQLMIHSPLHRQYTIEELERRFMPCLLHNQFRYYEIDGSPIGFVNWAWIDDAIEPKYQTGKYELALDEWQGGSNLWFPEMIAPFGHTRHIIQDLRSLRNSLFPGAKLAKSIRLSPVGKLRMGKYRDHPSAS
- a CDS encoding toxin-activating lysine-acyltransferase; the protein is MLTPESTTATVSASISDNFAAEVLQERPLPNEQEIMQSRLQMLGSIMHLMMHSPLHRIYTANDIEERFIPGLLHDQFRYYEIGGSPVGFVNWAWIDDAVEQKYQTGRYELTLDEWKGGSNLWFPEFIAPFGHTRHMIKDLRAILPKGTPAKALKISPEGELLDISKYRV
- a CDS encoding beta strand repeat-containing protein, whose product is MGKAKSFFRDINNYFNPFYKNGGSGNDNFSIYGAGAAYGNGGNDTLKAYALYVKLSGGSGHDTIKAYSGRGDLYGGSGNDYIEAWGVSNKIRGDSGNDTIRAHAAHNNIDGGSGNDNIRAYGGYNYVRGGSDHDSITAYGGANRIYGDSGNDYIHAAAAGNWLYGGSGNDTIEAYGGYNDVRGDDGNDNLKAYGAGNQVHGGNGNDTIEAAAAGNFLYGGSGDNTITAYGGANVITSGSGSDRIRAYGGANIINSGDATKVITTAGSFSGGSQAKFRIWIPGTTTTTVGSDNIEAAGGANKITSGKGNDVIRAYGGANIINSGSGNDNIHAAGGANIIDSSSGSDVIEALGGANKITSSSGNNRIVAGGLANIITTGSGADRITALGGANIINSGSGNDTINAAGGLNVVTSGAGNDNIEAAGGLNVVISGSGNDKIIGVGLANFFVDTSGNDKMYGLAGGNVFVDTGNGNDEMYAAGGLNVLTKVGNGNTRMVGAGGFNVLTKVGNGNDLLIALGKGNLVTKVGDGSSTIIAAGVANILTSWGDSEDTIVGVGKVNAIIAGGGDDFVVAGGLGNIVFGDSLGISLNNYGAAETQNAGKDAKTNKANAGVDWKNAGNVDLTGAAAGNDIIVGLGKFNGLVAGRGEDIVVVGGLYNFVFGDDIFDFNVNVQIPDFDDFLPDFSGFDFGDLDFNLALPGFDLSGISLPGLDWSGLLDADFSGLIPDLSLDFDFDLPDFNFDFGDFGFGSFDIPNLSLPSFGLPSLNLPSFKVPVLDLDIPSLGIPSLSLPEIALPSLALPDFSDFSFSLPGFGLPDVSLPSLPGLDLAFPHISGFDIDLPSFSLPNFADFAPDLSRFSYNFFQDSGDIIVAAGKLNTVNGGIGDDIMVSAGMTNILFGGLGNDLVIGAGKNNVALGDAGDDLMLIGGKTNISFGGSGDDTIVTAGKTNVSFGGSGKDILVALGKSNYVLGQDGDDILLSLGESNKVLGGAGDDMILAGGKSNFVFGGSGDDIILGIGQSNTIIDDQGDDWLLAAGKNNKFLDLRGDDVVVSLGETNQIYTFAGNDIIFAAGKQNKIDSGSGDDIVVAIGQSNNIKAGDGSDLILAGGKSNTIDAGDGYNVILSYGQSNTIKGGNEKNFFLGGGSGNTIQGGSGKNIFMMAATNDFIGGAAADTFVFDTLDGSDLFNDTPTSGIINITNVGDDATIDKLLFGEGTDINTLRFGQSGDHLSIDIQGSGSQIILQGWYTSAVDRIDEIQVNQGGTLLKSRVDGLVSAWSDYDAGSIDLLGLGGAIATAWSGSSSLS
- a CDS encoding toxin-activating lysine-acyltransferase, with amino-acid sequence MSYQSTDTATIDQTLNPENMTEEVLERPLPNEQEIMQQRLKMMGSLTYLMMHSPLHRMYTMNELEERFLPSLLHDQFRYYEINGSPIGFVNWAWIDDVVEQKYMTGKYELTLDEWQGGSNLWFPEFVAPFGHARRMIQDLRKNVLPKGTPAKALKISPEGELIGVSQYRV